The sequence AAGATGATCGCTCAGCCGGTTTAAATATTGTAGTACCAATGGTGCTATAAACTCCTCATTTTCCTGCAACCCAACACATATGCGCTCTGCCCTCCGGCATACACAACGGGCTACATGGGCTGTAGACACCGCCACATGCCCACCGGGCAGAATAAATGATTTCATTTCCGGCAGTTCCTCGTTCATGGCATCAATGCTGGCTTCCAGCACCTGTACATCTTTCTCATAAAGGTCCGGAATACGCATTTTTATATCTTTTTCAGGATCACAGGCCAGTGAGGCTCCCACTGTAAACAAGCGATCCTGTATTTCGCGCAGAAAAGCGACCATATTTCCATCAAAAGAAATATAAT is a genomic window of Chitinophaga sp. LS1 containing:
- a CDS encoding cob(I)yrinic acid a,c-diamide adenosyltransferase, coding for MSFKIYTKTGDKGQTSLIGGTKVSKSNPRIDAYGTVDELNSYIGLVGDYISFDGNMVAFLREIQDRLFTVGASLACDPEKDIKMRIPDLYEKDVQVLEASIDAMNEELPEMKSFILPGGHVAVSTAHVARCVCRRAERICVGLQENEEFIAPLVLQYLNRLSDHLFVLARWIGHRLKVEEIKWTPRV